GAAGGATTCTGACGCAGTACTCGAGTAACAGTACACGCATTCGCACGGTTTTGGTCGAGCTAGCTAGCGACGTGGTTCTTTGAATATCGAAGTCAACGCATTTGCCGCAAATCATTCTTGTCATTGACAGAAAATAATCCATCAAATCATATTAAGAATTAAGAAGCAAGTTAAGTGTCGGCACCTTCAAAATGGTATTTTTACATTGTATGcggaaataataatgataacaacTCTCCAGTCCAAATAATGCAACTTTATTTTTCTCCTCTGAGGAATTTCTTTCTGAGCAGACGTTTGAAGGTTAAGCTTCCGGCCGGTAATTGAAATGCAAAATAAGACGAGAGCGGATCGATGGCCATCTCTGTTTATTTATGAAATCAATATGCTAACTGTCCCTCACCATTGCGCCCCTCCAATGACAGCTTAAGCCTGCTTCATTctggccgggccgggccaggtGAGGCGAGGCGAGCGCTGTGTTTGACTTTGCGGGGAGAGCAATTCTCTGGAGGTGGGCGCCGCCAACGTAGTAGATGTCACCCCGCAGGTGTCGAGACGTCATCCATGTGGCAAATCTATGCGTGCCCCTCGCCTGCTGTCGTGACATCGTGTGTGTTTGCAAATATGTATTTGAAGGTTATTATTATACGGTATCGGTTTTATCAATGTGAGTATTTTTGCCTCCAGGCTGCTGAGTAGAATGCCCTCGGAGGAGCGCCACCTGTCCTCCAGTTGCGGTTCTTACGTGAAAACGGAGCCATCCAGCCCGTCGTCGTCTCTGGTGGACACGGGCAGCCGCCACAGTCCCAGCGGTAACTCGGACGCCAGCGGCGGCTACGTCAACGCGGGGCGGGGTTGCCACCTTCTGGACTCGCCGCCCATGTTCAACCCGGGTGTGCACGGCATGGGGGTCGGGGGCGCAGCCTGTCTGCGGCGCTACGACGACTGCTCCGGAGGCCTGGCGGACGAGTCGGCCATCAAGTGCGAGTACATGCTcaacgccatccccaagcggctGTGCCTGGTGTGCGGCGACGTGGCCTCGGGCTACCACTACGGCGTGGCCTCCTGCGAGGCCTGCAAAGCCTTCTTCAAAAGGACCATACAAGGTAGCGGCCAGACCCGTacaccttcttcttctttctcatCCTCCTCATCGTCACCTCTGGACCTAATAcggccgccgttcggccgcgggTCGAGCGCTCGATAACAATCGTTGTCGGGCGACTGTAATTAAGAAGCTGCCGTTTGAGCGTGGGAAGGGACCAATTAGGTCCGCCGCTGTGGCCGTGTTGTCGGAGGTCCAGGCGTCCTCCAAATAAAAAAGGGGACGCCGGTCGCTCACTGAAAGGAGACGGCGGCACTTTAATGGAATGGTAATCAGGGATGGCGGGGCGGGGCCGGGCAAGGCGGGGGTCCCGGCCTCGCTAAAAGAGGGGGACAAGGAGAGGTCTGGCCTGAGTGGggacgagcgagcgagtgagcgaacaCGTGGCTAGTAGCGTGGCATCATAATATATCAACATTTAGAGGGGAAAAATAAGCTCCAAATGTCCTCTGAGGAAAGAAAGGTGGACGGACGCAAGAGCTGATTAACTAAGAGGCCACCGCGACAACCTCGTGCTTTTagagacacacatgcacgcacacccaaatgttttctttcataACGGTAAAATGATTGAGGCAATGTGACCTCCCTTTTCCAAACGGATGAGCGTCTGCCGTGTTGTTGCAAGTGCTTGACGTAAAGTGGTGACTGTGGGATGAGTAAACTGGGGCGGCGAGGGAAGGGGAGTGGAGGGGGGCGCCACTTAAgtctgtgtgcgcgtgtgcacaATGTGGCGCTAATGACCAATGTCCACCTTTTGCTTTGCAGGCAATATCGAGTACAGCTGCCCGGCCACCAACGAGTGCGAGATCACCAAACGGAGACGCAAGTCGTGCCAAGCGTGTCGCTTCATGAAGTGTCTCAAAGTGGGCATGTTGAAGGAAGGTCAGTTTGTGACATCATCATCCCGTCATCTCGCACGGCAGGCAGGCTGTTCCCCTCGGAAGTCCGACCGtcccaatcccccccccccccccccccccacgctgtCTGTCTTTGCTGCCGTATCGATCCACTAAATGCTTTCTGAACGTCCGACCTCACTTGTTCTCCTCCACCGGGAGAAGCCTGCCCCCGTTTTGCATGTTGACAAAGAATTTTTGTCGTCTGGCCCAACAACAGCGATTTGGATGAAAATGGTGCAGCAGCACATCGGGCAGTATAGCAATACTCACAGGTGTCTCCCCGCCAGTGCGTTCTTTGGAGCGCCGCCGTGGACGTCAACGCTTGCACTTGCCGCCTAATTAAATCTCCACGCAGGTTCCAAAGAACAAGGAGTCTATTTGCCAGCCAGCCTTATTGATCACTGGAAGGCGTACGATTgcaacggtgtgtgtgtgtgtgtgggggggggggcgggggattTAGCTTCAATCTGCCAGGCATAAAATGATGTCAGTGTGTTTGCTGGGAACAAGAAGCTCCCCCGCGGGCGCGCAGCGTAATTAGGTTAGTGGATAGTCGGTGTCAGGAAATTGAAAGAGCATCCTAATCGCCTTCCTTTTGTGTTCCGGGGGAATCAAGAAGGAATTTAGACGAGTTGCTGGGAAATCTCGcagcactccattccacttgacCGTCTTTAAAGTCTGTTTGCTCCCCCaacagcgccgccgccgccacctgcatgctcaaacatcctcaaataaaatcagaaGGGGCGCCGAAGCACTTGCTCAAAACAAGTTGAAATGTCTTTGTTCCGCAGGCGTCCGCTTGGACCGGGTGAGAGGGGGCCGGCAGAAATACAAACGGAGAATGGACGCCGAGAACGGCGGCTACCTCACCATCCCGCCCCCGGCCAAAAAGCCCCGTAAGTTGCAACTTGATTTTATTCCCTTTGATTGATCGTCAAGCCTCGCTAATCATCGATTGCAATGTCGCGATAGCTTGCGAAAGGCCATAGACAGGCTCACCATATCGACCGTTTTCTGTGTGGTCAGTGACAAAGATCGTGTCGCATCTGTTGGTGGTGGAGCCCGAGAAAATCTACGCCATGCCCGACCCCAGCGTGCCCGACGGCGACATCAAGGCCTTGACCACCTTGTGCGACCTGGCCGATCGCGAGCTTGTGGTCATCATCGGCTGGGCCAAGCATATCCCAGGTAGGAACAAAATGAGACGTCATTATCATCTGCTGCTCATGAGCACCTCGGGGAAAAGCCAGTCCCATATTCTCAAATCTAATCAATACGGAGCAGCCCGCGCTCGTCGCCGACCCGTTGAGTAAGACGAGCGTCAACGGAGGCAGATGCTTCGCTGGGAGAGGAAAGGCGGCAGATGCCGCTCATTGATCTGACAAATCGGCTCATTGGCCGCTTTGCTCAATGCTTTTGTCATCCTTCCAAACGGCGTCGCTGCTCCATGTCCGCCGCGCTTCGGTGGAGATAAACTATCAAATCAACagcaatttaagcaacaaaatatgaAATCGATATTGAATAAATTGCGTTTGTCTcgggcccctcccctcccctctcgtCTCATGATTGCCTCTGTCGTTTTATTAGGCCCATTAGGGCTCTTCGGGGGCCTGTAATGATAGAAAATGAATCGAGAGTGAACCCATGGCGGTTTTAGCCGAGCTGGCCGACTCGGGGCTTCATTGTGCCCGATAGACGTTCAATTACTCGTCCCCCGTTTGGACGTTGGCTCGTGCGTCACACGAGCTGGCTCTCCAGACCCCCCCCCGCTTTGCTTCAATTCCAACGACggcgattaaaaaaaacaacgtgcTGCTTCTGAGTCTGTTGcgcatcttttttgttttgttttgttttgtttgagtgAAGTCACTTGAGCTTCCCGCGCGTCGATGGCGTGTGATTGCGCTAAATACTCACTAAGCCTTTTGTTTCCCCGCAAAACTGCCTTCAAGCGTTTGAATTCCTGAGGCAGCCTGCGCTACAGTATTTACATCAGCCCTCCCCCGTACGGCCGTGTAGCGGATGTCCTCCATCAGCTGTCAGTTTGTCAGATGTGAAGCCAGGATCGATGGCCCTTTGGCGTTTGCTGGACTGATTACAATCTGCTAATCAatgccccaaacacacacacacacacacccacaccccACCTACCCAAGTGCTCATTCTTCTTCTCTGTTTGCCTGATAAGAAGCACGGCGGCGGGCCTCCTATTTAGGCGACAATCAGCCGTCCAATCAGGCTGCTGCTCACCATACGGGAGTGAAGGCTATTGTGGTGGTGCTTCAGGTGCTTTTTTTTCCATGGCAAGGTGGCTCTCGACGGATTGATTAGAAAATGAGCtcagccgtccgtccgtccgtcatggTGGGATGATTGAATGTCAAATTTTGAACAGGGGATTTGTCATCTTTTTTGCCTCCAGGCTTCTCTAGCCTGTCGCTGGGCGATCAGATGAGCCTCCTGCAGAGCGCCTGGATGGAGATCCTGGTGCTGAGCATCGTCTTCCGCTCGCTGGCCTGCGACGAGGAGCTGGTCTACGCCGAGGACTACGCGGTGGACGAGGAACGGGCCAGGAGCTCGGGCCTGCTGGACCTGCACGTGGCCATCCTGCCCCTGGTGCGGCGCTTCAAGAAGCTGCGCGTGGACAAGGAGGAGTTTGTCACGCTCAAGGCCATCGCGCTGGCCAACTCGGGTCAGTTCACCTTTTCCTGTGACCGTAGAACGGCCGGCCGTACATTGGTGATCCTCTGTGCAAAACCACAAATTCGTGCTAGTTCATGACATCTACTTTATTTTATATCTACGCAAGCTATCTGCCCTCCAATCCAATCCGAGTAGGCGTCCAATTAaagcaaagaaagaaagcaaatcAACCGAAGTTGTCTCCGGTGTGGCCACGCTGAAGGGTGACGAGATAAGGCGGGACAAAAAGCTGGAGAGGGAAGGGCCGCCTTTTCATTTCCCGCCCGCTGGCTGTCCGTGTGTTCGTCCGTCTCCATAACAGGAGCTGTCACAGCCCGCCCCAGATATGTTTAGCATTTCATTAGGAAAACAGGGGCTGTCAATAAAATGCGTTAAGTGGAGCAGAATGGCCagacgccgctgccgccgccaccgctcGTATTGACACTTTGCTTTTCACTCGGCACGGCCGCCCATCGATTGTGACGCCGCGGCACCAACCTTTTCTCCCGCCTGACTGAGGGACACAAAAAAGTGCTGAGCCCGCAGCTTTATTTGTGGCACGATGGCAATCGCCCTCTGCGCTTTTTCTAGGTGAGCATTTGAGCCGTTGCTATTTGTTGTCCCGTGTGGGGGAAGCGCTGGGAAGCGCTGGGAAGCGCTGGGAAGCGCTGGGAAGCGCTGGGAACGGGAGACGTGTGAGAACTGAAGCCAGAGTTCGGGCCGGAGGGGCGGCGTTCAAACGAGCCGCCGCCGTAAAGCTCCGAGAGGCTTTTCGGGTGGGCGTTTGTGTGTGCGACAGCTGTGGAAATTCTCAGCCATTGATTTTGTAATTAGCCGCATATCGACGGCGGCGGGCTGCTGACGGATTACTCTGAAATTGTTTCTTGCAAGTGGCCTTTGCATCGGGCACGCGCATGACGCGACGCCTTGCATGTGCACAGCCCAGTTAATTTCCCAAGATAGAAACGCAATTTACACCAAAGGCACGCGAGTGGACTTCATCAGTCACTTCGGATCACAATTAGCCTTTTTCTTAGCCCTCGTGTCGTTTCCTGTCCATGTTTTTCCGCTATTTACGTGCTTCATTCCATCTGCCGCGCTGGTGTCTTTTTTATTTGAACGTCCACCACAAACGGAAGCGCTAAGGTAAGGTAAGGGGGAGCCAGCCCACGGACCCATCATTCAGCGCAAGCACAATGCCGCTGCCGAATTCATTAGCAAACACTCGGGACCGGATACGCTCCGTATTGGCCCAAGAAATGAATCTTGCCGCTGGTCCCGAGAGAGCGGGCCCGTCTGTCCTCGCACAGGCTTTTATTTAAGGAGCCTCGTTAGCCGCTAACAAGTCAAAGTGGAGACAAATCTTCCAAAGTGTACGCTTGGATGTGTAAACCCCGTCCGTGtcccccgccctccctccctccctccctccagacTCCATGCACATCGAGAACCTGGAGGCCGTGCAGAGGCTGCAGGATTCCCTCCACGAGGCCCTGCAGGACTTTGAGGGCTGCCAGCACCCGGAGGACCCCCGGCGGGCGGGCAAGCTGCTCATGACGCTGCCCCTCCTGCGGCAGACGGCCACCAAGGCCGTGCAGCACTTCTACAGCGTCAAGATGCAGGGCAAGGTGCCCATGCACAAACTCTTCCTGGAAATGCTGGAGGCAAAGGCTTGACAGCGGGCGGTgcggggccgggccgggccaggcGGGGCCTACGCCTTTGACGGACAGCTGCCCGCAGGTGGCGGAACAGCGCATGACTATATTGTGCCAACGGGAAAAAGCTTGACGAGCGAATATCAACACGGTGCGGGATTATTACGATTCATCTATGTGTAAAAATTGTACAGAAACGAGGCAAGTGCGGTCTTGCTAGCATCTCAAGCTTCACCTTCAAAGCTGCCCTCAAAATGTCCTGACCATGCAGCTGCGGAGCCATTTTGTCTTTCGGTTCTTTGCTTTTCCATTTTGTCTGGGTGGCAATTGCGCTGCGGCACCGCCACGTGATTGCTTGACGGACTGATTCCTTTGGGAAAGGTTTCCCTTTTTTTGTCCTATTCCAAAAGGAAGTCCGCCACTTCAATTCTACACACGGCACTCCGCAACGACACAGCGAGCAAAAGTACACTTTTAGACAAAGTCAACTGCTTTACtaaagtcaaagaaaaaaaaatttgcgtGTAATTGtgtgagtttttattttatttttaatattcaaaacaaaatggtgtcATTGTGCAGTGTTGTGTGTAGAATTTTGAAGacatttttggggggaattttggTTGGAACCCAGAATGTGCAATAATGTACCGTGTCaaaccaaactttttttttttttttttcccccatccaaTCTACTGATACCCTGTTTAATGTGACCAGATAGCTCTGCAATAAACACGCCTTCCGTGTTCTGATGTCATCGCAAATATTCTTCCTCGCAGCCTTTGTTTTACGGACGCAGAAAACAGCCATTAGCATTTCCCGCCTTTGCCGCCACCGACAGAAATAAAACACCGTCCCCGAGGTGGAGCCCGTGCCCACTTTAATTGCTCCATTTCTGTTGAGGATTTCAGCCCGAGCGACAATTAGAATTAATTGGATGTCGAAGAAGAAGCTTTTTTGGCGGGAAGGGGcggcacttttttttatttgcttccGTCGGTTGGGAAAACGTTATCTGACACCAGGGCTCGCTTTACCTTGTTCATTAGCGCTACGACGCCtcggtgtggaaaaaaaaaaaaatcctcttttgAAAAATATCGCAGCTTGTATTCTCAAACACAAGTGtcctaaaaataataataataataaatgactttatttgttttcattgtgGTCACTACGCGGTGGCTGACCAATTGATATTTTTTTGCTGGAAGCGAGTCCCCCCTGGGAATGGCTGGCACAGAAATCAGGTGACATCATACGTACACGCTGTATTCACAAAAAAGAATGTACCGACATGAACTAAGTGGTTGGTTTTCTCGCAGGGGAGAAAGCTGCGGGGCGACCGTCTCATTTGTGGCCTTCTCCTCCACACGCTGCTTTCCATAAAACACGGACGGACGCGCCTCCTCGGCGAAGCAAGGTTCGTGTGTCCATAAGCTTTCAAACATTTCTTCCACATGTTAGAAAAACTTATCATAGCACACTTGCAAATCTATTGGAATTTGCTGGCCTCCctccgtgtgcgtgtgtgtgtgtgtgtgtgtgtgtgtgtgtgtgtgtgtgtgtgtgtgtgtgtgtgtgtgtgtgtgtgtgtgtgtgtgtgtgtgtgtgtgtgtgtgtgtgtgtgtgtgtgtgtgtgtgtgtgtgtgtgtgtgtgtgtgtgtgtgtgttgtagccAGCCGGCGCCGTCGGGGCACGCGGGTCCCGACTGTCCCGTCTCGGCAGCCGTCCCGCTTGACCTTGCGCCGGCTTTTGTGCGGAAGTCATTTCATTTACCCGCCTTTCAACTCGCGCCAAAATGCAGCCGGGTGGGGGCTGAGGACTTGGCTGTGTGCTATGGCCTGCCACGAGCCATGtcatttgtctttgtgtgtgggCAGAGCACGGCAGGGAGGTTTGATGAGTCGCCATCAAACAGAACTTAAATAAGCCTAGTCCAAACGTTTCGTGTGCGATATCGAGGAAAGTTGAATGGAGGCGGTGTCGTCGTTCTCCGTGCATTGACCTGCCATTGGTCGCTCTGCTaccttgctaaaaaaaaaaaaaaaaaaactatgatgGCACGACAACCTTGCGCTGTCAAGATGGAGTTGGGCGCCTCTGAGAATAGGTTGTAAAGTGTCAGTCACGCGTTGTCGCCGACGATACGAGCGGGTGGACGTGAGCGGAGGAGATGGCTAACCATCAATATGCCTCCAGTGGAAATTGAGCAAGCTCATGATTTATGGTGTCCGCATCCACACCAAATACATGCTGAatatactcttttttttttctttctgttttccCCATTCCTATCAGGCTCAAGGGCAGGTAAGAGCATCTTGGACAGCAAGTACTTAGTTGAAATGGATTCAAAAGTGTGAGCCTTCCggtggggttcctcagggcttCCTGTTGTGGTCATGCATCCAAACAAACATGGTTTATGCAAAATAAAACCGTGCAAGGATTCTTCTCAGTGAGCAGATTGAAGTCTTTAGGATTTATCGGGGTGATTTATTATGTCTCTCTGCCCGATTTAGTTACTTTAGCGCCGGAAGGAGCCAGACTTAATAAACTCAACCTTCATTAGCATTTGACCGCCACGCGATGTGTTGTTTACCTTCTTCTCCTTGCTCGTGCGTGTGTCTCACTTTAGCGGAAAATCGGGACCTTCGCAAAACAAGAGCGTGACACAGTTTTGCAGCTAAAGAAAGGTAAGTGTCTCATTTGCATCGTAGGGGTTGTTGCCAGcgcaggagggggaggggggggggccctCTGGGATAAGGCTCGCTTCGTCTCATCTCGGCTCCGAAGTCCTGACGGCTGCCTAGACCCCAAGAGACGATAGGAACGGCCAATATTTTGTGGTGAGACGCTTAAAATACGTACGAAGATCTCAAcagcaaatcattttcacaggcTGCTCTACATACCTCGGGATTATCTGCGGACTTTATCTGCCGCCTCTTGCTCATTCGGTAGCGTGCACGTTTAGATTCGTCGACAATGCTCGTTCGTGTGTGAGCTTAACTGACAAAGATGTAAGCAAAGATCAAAAAATATAATTGGTTGCTTTGATGAAGGCTCTGAGGTCAAGAGGTCGTATTTGTTGCGCTTCTCGTTGAGAAAAACGTACAGTCGCCACAGAAAGAAACGCACCACAAGGGCAATTTTACGCATTCCCACGTTTGGCGGGCGAGGCAGCGAGCCAGccataacaaacaaacaaacgcgcGCTTAATTGCGCTCCAAGAAACGCCGGCGCCCTCATTTATTTCCTGCCTGTCcgtacaagggggggggggggatgatcaTGGAAAGCCATTCGTTTCACGCAGACACAATTTTCATATTTAATGAGCATGACTCGGATACAATTACTGTAATTAGTCAAAGCTCACTTGCTGGCCCGCATTATTAGCGCCTCTTATTAATGATGTTGCACGTGTGGAGCTCGCAGGGTAATTGGGGGCATGTGTGGGAAcaagagggggtgggggggggatacCCAACCCAACCCCCAATAAAAGTCACAAAGAAGAATCTTAAAGCATAGTGGTAGTGTTGCTGAAGGGACTCCAAGCGCCCCCAAATGTATCATTTGATTTTTTGACCGCGTGACTCATAACTTGTctaccttctctctctctcaatgtTGCCACGCACAGGCAGCTTGAGTTGCTTGATCCGCTTGCATTTGTACAAAGcgtaaataaatgtcaaatccTTCTTACCGCCGCTGAGCTGACTGATGACGCCGCAGCGTGTGACATTTGCGAGGCTCCTTAATAAGTGGCCAGCTCTTAAAGAGCAAGTGGCAAAAAAAGTTGCGCAGAATCGGCGCCGGCCCGGGGAAGAAAGCGACAAATGTGACCTCCGCTCTTTGATCCAATTAGGAGCCGAGTCACCGCCAAAGAGTTAATGACTTGAGAACACATTAACGTGGGCTAATTAGCGCAATTAAAGCGCATCAAGCCAAAGACAATTTATGAAATACGCGCAAAAGACAACAATTAAGGCAGACTGAGGATTGCCTTTGTCTTTCGGGGTCTTCGGGGACGTTTCAGCTCCGAGGTCACATTGAGGAGGCCCCGCAGCGGAGCGGCTGCAGAGCATCAAAAATCGGCAAAGTCTCCCTGATTGCGCCATATCTCCTTTTGGGTCACTTTTACTGGgatgccccgcccccttcctCTCACCTTGATGCCAAAGCTCCATGACCCGGGCCAAGATCAATACGGCGCTTTAAAGAGGACGGACGGCATGTGTAAAGAGAGACGATAAATCCTGCCGAGGAGGATTTCCTGAGCGCCGATCAAGTCTCACGTCGTCGCCTGCCAATACGGGCGGGCGGCCGGCCGTCCCGTCGGTGGGACGTCAGCCAGTCGAAAGGCCGGTTGCTGCCTTCGACCCGGGATTTGGAGTCGCGCTCGGATGTGGTCAAGCGGCTCGATGGCCTCCGGCGGTGTGAACTCGCAC
This genomic stretch from Syngnathus scovelli strain Florida chromosome 20, RoL_Ssco_1.2, whole genome shotgun sequence harbors:
- the esrrgb gene encoding estrogen-related receptor gamma b, producing the protein MDVSEVCIPDPLCYHNQLLSRMPSEERHLSSSCGSYVKTEPSSPSSSLVDTGSRHSPSGNSDASGGYVNAGRGCHLLDSPPMFNPGVHGMGVGGAACLRRYDDCSGGLADESAIKCEYMLNAIPKRLCLVCGDVASGYHYGVASCEACKAFFKRTIQGNIEYSCPATNECEITKRRRKSCQACRFMKCLKVGMLKEGVRLDRVRGGRQKYKRRMDAENGGYLTIPPPAKKPLTKIVSHLLVVEPEKIYAMPDPSVPDGDIKALTTLCDLADRELVVIIGWAKHIPGFSSLSLGDQMSLLQSAWMEILVLSIVFRSLACDEELVYAEDYAVDEERARSSGLLDLHVAILPLVRRFKKLRVDKEEFVTLKAIALANSDSMHIENLEAVQRLQDSLHEALQDFEGCQHPEDPRRAGKLLMTLPLLRQTATKAVQHFYSVKMQGKVPMHKLFLEMLEAKA